In Mobula hypostoma chromosome 12, sMobHyp1.1, whole genome shotgun sequence, one DNA window encodes the following:
- the glrx2 gene encoding glutaredoxin 2, translated as MRFLFARMGNFFTKLPEEHNEAALQFIRNQVAKNCVVLFSKTYCPHCKRVKNFFREQGVKYKAIELDLHKDGTIIQNVLEELTGVRTVPRVFVNGKCIGGATDTFLLHSKGKLMPLVQKCSPPFTLDESHYKLHPR; from the exons ATGCGTTTTCTATTTGCGAGGATGGGGAATTTTTTTACGAAGTTACCAGAAGAACACAATGAGGCAGCTTTACAGTTTATTCGC AACCAAGTTGCAAAAAATTGTGTGGTTTTATTTTCTAAAACCTATTGTCCTCACTGTAAGAGGGTAAAGAACTTCTTCCGAGAACAAGGAGTCAAATACAAGGCAATTGAGTTGGATTTACACAAAGATGGCACTATCATCCAGAATGTTCTTGAGGAATTAACTGGGGTTAGAACA GTCCCAAGAGTATTTGTGAACGGCAAATGCATTGGTGGTGCTACGGACACATTCTTACTCCACTCAAAGGGAAAACTTATGCCTTTAGTGCAGAAGTGTTCTCCACCTTTCACTTTGGATGAAAGTCATTACAAACTTCACCCTCGTTAA